A genomic stretch from Etheostoma cragini isolate CJK2018 chromosome 8, CSU_Ecrag_1.0, whole genome shotgun sequence includes:
- the ankrd34c gene encoding ankyrin repeat domain-containing protein 34C, whose product MADILELRTDGNSLLKAVWLRRLRLTRLLLEGGAYINESNERGETPLMVACMSTHTDQQSVSKSKLVKYLLDNQADPNIQDKAGRTALMHACIHKAGHEVVDHLLSNGADPSLDDRSGASTLVYAINADDKKTLKLLLDACKAKGKEIIIITTDKSPSGTKTTKQYLNVPPSPELDESSSPSYCTSPSDINVTASPTPEHEQQNLVFSFQTKMKTSTSAAKLVNGPTSPTRRPANPKRARLPQLKRLQSEPWGLIAPSVLAAAAAHEESKKASSDEDVVAGVNGLSLSKRSALSRQSSVDGKDSLFPLVGEQPCKMTTSLSCPLTSKASYERSLSQQQPLARRSTVPTEQDSSCSSGLVSLRDTMHRRRLGNDHYDSDSQLYSDSGMLESPKVPMERRKLNTSPLAMLTSSKESLDINTSPSSPSTAHRRAPGLLERRGSGTLLLDHISHTRPGHLPPLNINPNPPIPDIGASSKPSSPLTTGIRSIAPVAPNTPKRGSLKSKKKLVRRHSMQVEQMKQLSDFEELAH is encoded by the coding sequence ATGGCAGATATACTGGAGCTGCGGACAGATGGAAACTCACTCCTGAAGGCGGTATGGCTCAGACGCTTAAGACTCACCAGGCTCCTGTTGGAAGGAGGTGCATACATCAACGAGAGCAATGAACGTGGTGAGACGCCACTCATGGTGGCCTGCATGTCCACGCACACTGACCAGCAGAGTGTGAGCAAGTCAAAGCTGGTGAAATATTTGCTGGACAACCAGGCAGACCCCAACATACAGGACAAAGCCGGCCGGACAGCTCTAATGCATGCCTGCATCCACAAGGCTGGGCATGAGGTGGTGGATCACCTGCTGAGCAATGGAGCTGATCCCAGTCTAGATGACAGGAGCGGGGCCTCAACTCTAGTCTACGCCATCAATGCTGATGATAAGAAGACACTAAAACTGCTCTTGGATGCATGCAAAGCTAAAGGCAAGGAGATCATCATAATCACCACAGACAAGTCACCGTCCGGGACTAAAACTACCAAACAGTACTTAAATGTCCCCCCATCACCAGAGCTGGATGAGAGTTCCTCCCCATCATACTGCACCTCTCCGTCTGATATTAATGTCACTGCATCTCCCACACCTGAACACGAACAACAAAACTTAGTTTTCAGTTTCCAGACCAAGATGAAAACCTCTACTTCAGCTGCAAAGCTCGTCAACGGACCCACGTCTCCAACACGCCGGCCTGCGAACCCCAAACGTGCACGTTTGCCTCAGCTGAAGAGGCTGCAGTCAGAGCCTTGGGGGCTGATCGCTCCCTCAGTCCTTGCTGCAGCTGCCGCCCATGAGGAGAGTAAGAAAGCCAGCTCTGATGAAGATGTTGTTGCAGGGGTAAACGGACTCTCTCTGAGCAAGAGGTCAGCTTTGTCTCGACAGAGCAGCGTGGATGGGAAGGACAGCTTATTCCCTCTCGTGGGTGAACAACCATGTAAAATGACAACCTCGCTATCCTGTCCTCTAACGTCCAAAGCCTCATATGAGAGATCTCTTAGCCAGCAACAGCCACTGGCACGGCGCAGTACTGTGCCCACAGAACAggacagcagctgcagcagtggACTCGTCAGTCTGAGAGACACAATGCATAGGAGACGTCTGGGGAACGATCACTATGACTCAGACTCACAGCTCTACTCAGACTCTGGGATGTTAGAGTCTCCTAAGGTCCCGATGGAGCGAAGGAAACTAAACACTTCTCCACTAGCGATGTTGACCAGCTCCAAAGAATCGCTAGACATCAACACCAGCCCGTCCTCTCCCAGCACAGCACACAGGCGTGCTCCTGGCCTTCTGGAGAGGAGAGGCTCGGGCACACTGCTGCTGGACCACATCTCCCACACCAGGCCGGGCCACCTGCCCCCTCTCAACATTAACCCCAACCCTCCCATTCCTGACATTGGGGCTAGTAGCAAGCCCTCCTCCCCTCTCACCACGGGTATCAGATCAATAGCTCCAGTAGCACCAAACACACCAAAGAGAGGCAGCCTCAAGTCCAAGAAGAAACTTGTGAGAAGGCACTCTATGCAAGTGGAGCAGATGAAACAGCTTTCTGATTTTGAAGAGCTTGCTCATTAG